One genomic region from Prunus persica cultivar Lovell chromosome G3, Prunus_persica_NCBIv2, whole genome shotgun sequence encodes:
- the LOC18782025 gene encoding vacuolar protein-sorting-associated protein 11 homolog: protein MYQWRKFEFFEKKLAGKCSIPEEVSGRIECCSSGRGKVVIGCDDGTVSFLDRGLNFSYGFQAHSSSVLFLQQLKQRNYLVTIGEDEQITPQQSAMCLKVFDLDRMQSEGTSSSSTSPDCIGILRIFTNQFPEAKITSFLVLEEAPPILLIAIGLDNGCIYCIKGDIARERITRFKLEVDNLSDKSQSSVTGLGFRVDGQALQLFAVTPSSVSLFILQNKTSRGQTLDQIGSNANSVAMSDRSELIIGRPEAVYFYEVDGRGPCWAFEGQKKFLGWFRGYLLCVIADQRNGNDTFNIYDLKNRLIAHSLVVKEVSHMLCEWGNIILIMADKSALCIGEKDMESKLDMLFKKNLYTVAINLVQSQQADAAATAEVLRKYGDHLYSKQDYDEAMAQYIHTIGHLEPSYVIQKFLDAQRIYNLTNYLEKLHEKGLASKDHTTLLLNCYTKLKDVDKLNVFIKSEDGVGEHKFDVETAIRVCRATNYHEHAMYVAKKAGKHEWYLKILLEDLGRYEEALQYISSLEPSQAGVTVKEYGKILVEHKPVETIEILMRLCTEDGESGKRGASNVAYLNMLPSPVDFLNIFIHHLPSLMDFLEKYTNKVKDSPAQVEIHNTLLELYLSNDLSFSSISQASNGEDLNLRARSGATATSRSGSNGKFIADGKDSNKEKDRVEKQEKGLRLLKSAWPSELEHPLYDVDLAIILCEMNEFKEGLLYLYEKMKLYKEVIACYMQVHDHEGLIACCKRLGDSGKGGDPSLWADLLKYFGELGEDCSKEVKEVLTYIERDDILPPIIVLQTLSRNPCLTLSVIKDYIARKLEQESKLIEEDRRAIDKYQETTSAMRKEIQDLRTNARIFQLSKCTACTFTLDLPAVHFMCIHSFHQRCLGDNEKECPVCAPEYKSVLETKRSLEQNSKDQDRFFQQVKSSKDGFSVIADYFGKGVISKTSSGPTGGS from the exons ATGTACCAGTGGAGGAAATTCGAGTTCTTTGAGAAGAAATTGGCGGGAAAGTGCTCGATCCCCGAGGAAGTCAGCGGAAGGATCGAGTGTTGCTCGAGCGGCAGAGGGAAGGTGGTGATCGGTTGCGACGACGGCACCGTGAGCTTCCTCGACCGCGGCCTCAACTTCAGTTATGGCTTTCAAGCTCACTCCTCCTCCGTACTCTTCCTTCAGCAGCTCAAG CAACGCAACTATTTGGTGACAATCGGAGAAGATGAACAAATTACTCCGCAGCAATCGGCAATGTGCCTTAAGGTTTTCGACCTGGATAGAATGCAGTCGGAGGGCACGAGCTCGAGCTCAACGAGCCCTGATTGCATTGGGATCTTGAGGATATTCACCAACCAATTTCCTGAAGCAAAG ATTACGTCGTTTCTAGTACTAGAGGAAGCACCTCCAATACTGCTTATAGCTATTGGCTTAGATAATGGTTGCATTTACTGCATTAAAGGGGATATTGCGCGAGAACGTATCACCAGGTTCAAGCTTGAGGTTGATAACCTCTCTGACAAGAGCCAGTCCTCGGTGACGGGACTGGGGTTCAGAGTGGATGGTCAGGCCCTTCAGTTGTTTGCCGTGACTCCATCTTCTGTGAGCTTGTTCATCTTGCAGAATAAAACTTCAAGGGGGCAAACCCTAGATCAGATTGGAAGTAATGCCAACAGTGTTGCCATGAGTGATCGCTCG GAGTTGATAATTGGTCGACCTGAGGCTGTGTATTTTTATGAAGTTGATGGGCGAGGCCCTTGTTGGGCTTTTGAAGgacaaaagaaatttttgggGTGGTTTCGTGGATACCTTCTGTGTGTTATTGCAGATCAAAGAAATGGCAACGATACTTTCAACATTTATGACCTGAAGAACCGTCTAATTGCCCACAGCCTAGTGGTTAAAGAGGTTTCTCACATGCTTTGTGAATGGGGTAACATAATACTTATAATGGCTGACAAGTCAGCTTTGTGCATCGGGGAGAAGGATATGGAGAGCAAGTTAGATATGCTCTTTAAGAAGAATCTTTATACTGTTGCCATCAACCTTGTTCAGAGTCAGCAAGCGGATGCTGCCGCAACTGCAGAAGTGCTAAGAAAGTATGGGGATCATCTGTATAGCAAGCAAGATTATGATGAGGCAATGGCTCAGTACATCCATACCATTGGTCACCTTGAGCCTTCTTATGTGATACAGAAGTTTCTAGATGCACAAAGAATCTACAACCTTACAAATTACTTGGAAAAATTGCATGAGAAGGGGCTTGCTTCTAAAGATCATACCACTCTTCTACTGAATTGCTACACCAAATTGAAAGATGTTGACAAGCTGAATGTGTTTATTAAAAGCGAGGATGGTGTTGGAGAACATAAGTTTGATGTGGAGACTGCAATAAGAGTCTGCCGTGCGACCAACTACCATGAGCATGCAATGTATGTTGCTAAAAAGGCAGGGAAGCACGAATGGTACTTAAAGATCTTACTTGAAGACCTTGGCCGATATGAGGAAGCCTTGCAATATATTTCAAGCCTTGAACCAAGCCAAGCTGGAGTGACAGTGAAAGAGTATGGTAAGATTCTCGTAGAGCACAAGCCTGTGGAGACAATTGAGATACTTATGAGGCTGTGCACTGAAGATGGAGAATCAGGCAAGAGAGGAGCCTCTAATGTTGCATACTTAAATATGTTGCCATCTCCTGTTGATTTTCTTAACATCTTCATCCATCATTTGCCGTCGCTTATGGATTTTCTTGAAAAGTATACCAACAAGGTGAAGGACTCTCCTGCTCAAGTAGAAATCCATAACACACTCTTGGAGTTGTACTTGTCCAATGACTTGAGCTTCTCATCAATATCACAAGCTAGCAATGGTGAAGATCTAAATCTCAGGGCTAGATCAGGTGCAACAGCAACATCAAGATCAGGGTCCAATGGGAAATTTATTGCTGATGGCAAAGATTCAAATAAGGAAAAGGACCGTGTGGAAAAGCAAGAGAAAGGGCTACGACTGCTTAAGAGTGCATGGCCATCTGAGCTGGAACATCCACTTTATGATGTTGATCTTGCCATAATCCTTTGTGAAATGAATGAATTTAAGGAAGGCCTTCTCTATCtatatgaaaaaatgaaaCTCTATAAAGAGGTGATTGCTTGCTACATGCAAGTTCATGATCATGAGGGTTTGATTGCATGCTGCAAACGACTAGGGGATTCAGGTAAGGGTGGGGACCCAAGTCTGTGGGCAGATCTGCTAAAATATTTTGGTGAACTTGGAGAAGATTGCTCCAAGGAAGTGAAGGAAGTTTTGACATATATAGAAAGGGATGACATCTTGCCTCCTATTATTGTTCTTCAAACACTGTCCAGAAATCCATGTCTCACACTCTCTGTCATTAAGGATTACATTGCTCGAAAGCTTGAACAAGAATCAAAGTTGATCGAAGAGGACCGTCGAGCTATTGACAAGTATCAG GAAACCACATCGGCAATGAGAAAAGAAATTCAGGATCTTAGGACAAATGCTAGAATTTTTCAGCTCAGCAAGTGCACTGCATGTACTTTCACTCTTGATCTCCCAGCTGTGCATTTTATGTGTATCCACTCATTCCATCAGCGATGCCTCGGCGATAATGAGAAAGAATGTCCTGTATGTGCTCCGGAATACAAATCTGTGCTAGAAACGAAAAGAAGTTTAGAGCAGAACTCCAAAGATCAGGATCGGTTCTTCCAGCAAGTTAAAAGTTCGAAGGATGGTTTTTCTGTGATCGCTGATTATTTTGGGAAGGGGGTCATTAGCAAAACCAGTAGTGGACCCACAGGTGGTTCTTGA
- the LOC18782944 gene encoding uncharacterized protein LOC18782944 — protein MMREMSKEHPPEPLDFFIWTVEDVGLWLEEINLGSYRQTFKENGVNGEYLEGMSMFTTEQILRFIRRCHMKWGDFITLCKELRRIKVACLKGEQKVRRPWWAPSCLSVVFVKVAKRNRQSRVVSLKLEP, from the exons ATGATGAGGGAGATGAGCAAAGAACACCCACCAGAGCCTCTTGATTTCTTCATTTGGACTGTTGAG GATGTCGGTTTGTGGTTGGAAGAGATAAACCTCGGCAGTTACCGGCAAACTTTTAAGGAAAATGGAGTCAATGGAGAATACCTGGAAGGCATGTCAATGTTTACTACTGAGCAGATTCTTCGGTTTATAAGACGGTGCCACATGAAATGGGGAGACTTTATCACGCTGTGTAAGGAACTAAGGCGAATTAAAG TGGCTTGCCTGAAAGGGGAGCAAAAGGTCCGCAGGCCATGGTGGGCTCCATCTTGCCTCTCAGTAGTATTTGTCAAGGTGGCAAAGCGTAACAGACAATCACGGGTTGTTTCCTTGAAGCTGGAACCATAA